The window CCAACTAAATCGGCCCACGTTTTGACCCAGTTTCGGACTGGACTAGAATGTACCAAAACTTGTATAGTCCAAAAATGATAATGTTTCATACAAAACCCATAGTCTTGATTACATTTAAACtcaataaacaattttaaagattgTGTGTTAAATTTGGTCCACTAATTAGGTAACAGGAACAGTGAGTAGTttgtgtatttaaaaaaacaaggtTGAAGGGGGGGGACTTAGAAAAGAGTGCAAGGGGATGATTAAAATGGGCATTGGGATCAGAAATTGGTGAATACTAAGGTAGGGAAAAAGAATGAAGGAGAGAacctaaaaagaatataatgatggggaaaataaaatttaaaaaaaaaaaagaaaaaagaaaaaagaaaagggaaatagtaataaagttgaaaaatgggAAGAGGAGAGAGTGTGGGGAGGGTgttattgttaaaataaagACCACATGGATTTAGAGACAAGCAACCACCAAGAAAGCAAAAGGCAGAACCGACGTCTCCCACCACCCCATGTGACATAGCCGGGAGAGAAGGGGGAAAAATGGGTGTTATGGAGTACGAGTAGAATAGAATAGAAAAGAAGCCAAATTGCACGTGCCTTACCCCCATCCCCTCACGTGATTTAACTAATAGTTCCCCCACGTGGTATCTGCAAACTcaagcaataataataataataataataataataataataatcccAAAACGCACCGTATTGTTTGCGTTACTTTcaattccatttttctttttatttttcagttATATAGGCATTAGCATCACCTTCAATTCACTTCACCGCCAGTTTAGGGTTTGGACACGAGCGATGCACTGAGTCACATGCTTGCCTGACATTGGGACCCACTCTATATCACGTGCATATTGGACCCCATCTCTCTCCCACTCCCAtactctctcttctcttcttacTCACACCCTTCCACGTTACACCTTCCTCCTTTAAATTAATactctctattttttaaatctgcacccaaaaaaattgaacacaaaaatcaaaattaaaatttaacagAAGAGAAGCTAAGgattattgaatagaaagtaATAAATTGAGTGAAGTAGGGATTGGGAGAAGAGGATCTTATCCACTGCTTCTTTGCCTAGGGATTGTTATGAGACTTATGGGGGCAGGCCCCGCTTAACCCACCTTCACTTCTAGATCTCTGCCACGTGTTATCTTCTTAGCCGACAGTAATTTTAACAACctcccttttctttctatttctctaATATCACGCCCATGCATGCAATTGCAAaccataataaatttttatcattcttcACTACCAAACGACGTCGTTTCTCTACCCATTTCTAAAGCACGTGCCTCCTTtgactttccttttttttttctttctcaacttACTTCGTATTTAATCTCTTTCTTATCaccactttttcttttccatcgTCAAAATTAGTAGGAAGAgagattttagattttactttaatatcttttgatttttttttttatacatatagaTGTTGGTTGAGCTTGAACGTTCGATTTAGTTGGGTTAGTGTCTTTCTTCtaaattaaagagtttttttttaaagaaaagttgtttcttttgttgttttagtGTTTCTCTCTCATCTTACATAGCCATAACTCGTCACACTTCACTCTCGGccactctctctctcacttttttctccttctcaATCGCTATTTTTCTCACTATTTCCCCAATTCACAAACCCCCCCTCTACGTTTTTGTCCACACTAATGGAAGGACCCGAATATTTCCAGCCCggtttttcttctcaattctCTACCGAAGACCGTCAGTCCTCCGATGCAAATAAAACTAACACCGCCGCCGCACCTCCCACTACTGCCGACCATTTCATCGTCGAGGACCTTTTGGACTTCTCTAATGACGATGACGTTGTCTTCACCGATGGAACTTTCGATAACCAAACCCCTACTTCTACTGATTCCTCCACTCTTACCTTACTCGATTCATGCAATTCTTACCCCAATACCGGCAATGCCCACAACTATCATTTCGCCGACGCTAATTTCTCTACTGACCTTGGTGTTCCGGTACATTATACTCATCCATCGTTTTCctccatttctctctctctctctctctctctctctctctctctctctctctctctctctctctctctctctctctcctatcaattctcaattaattttgtttaattttgcaGTACGATGACTTGGCCGAGCTGGAATGGCTTTCAAATTTCGTGGAAGATTCTTTCTCCACCGACGATTTGGAGAAGCTGAGTTTGATTTCCGGGATGAATTCCCGGGCCGATGTCCATGACGATGACGCCTCAAAAGCTCGAGAATTTCAGACCGGATTCAACCGGAACCATTCACCAGGTTTTCGCCACGAAATGTCCGTAGTTCCGGCGAAAGCCGCTCGTAGCAAGCGGTCTAGGGCGGCGCCTTGCATATGGAATTCCCGATTATCCGTACTCTCTCCCACAAATTCCTCTTCCGAAACCGACGTTGTCGTCACGCTCACGCCACATCCAAACACCGCCAAGAAAACCacgaagaagaaagaaattccGGATGACACGTCGTCCGCCGCCGGTAATAACGGGGAAGGACGTAAATGTCTCCATTGTGCCACCGACAAAACGCCCCAGTGGCGAACGGGACCAATGGGTCCAAAGACGTTGTGTAATGCTTGTGGGGTCCGGTACAAATCCGGTCGTTTGGTACCGGAATACCGACCGGCGGCGAGCCCAACGTTTGTACTGACAAAACACTCAAATTCTCACCGGAAGGTTATGGAACTCCGGCGACAAAAGGAAATGATGAGAGCACAGCAACAACAACAGTATCTTCATCATGAGAGTATGGGGTTTGATCATGTATCAAACGACGACGATTATTTGATCCATCAACACATAGGCCCACTCTATCAATAGCTTCTTTCCACCTCcatcaaatttgatttcctttcaagttttttcctgacaattagagtaaaagaagaaagaaagaaagaaagaaaaaaaaagagagagagaaaaaatgtttttgaatttggtggctaattataatttcaaaattctgaTCTAGAGTTACTTTACCTTGagttaaatttttagattcaaatttctaacaacttaaattttgaatttagcaCACTGATAATTACTTTTCTTAAAGTTGTCTTTGCTTCTTTCCattctcctttttctcttttttcctcgTCTTCTTccctttattatatattaacattAACTCCCAGCGTTTGACAACCGACGTAACTCACTCATCGGTTTATAACCTCCATCATTCATTTCTAATTACTCACTCATATAATAATTACCCAGATGGgatgaaaaggaaattgaaGAGAAGGGGGTGGTTTATAGAATTGTGTGAAATGTGTTGGGgggaattgaaaagaagagagaagagagggagaaaaaaagaaaaggtaatgTCTTGAAGTTGGCAAAAGTACAGATAAGAGGGAAATTTATTACAGCAGtggatttttttgaaaaaagaaaaaagaaagtgagaaacaaaaatggcAGTAAAATCTCAGCTGATCCAATGGAGATTGAAATAGAGAATGttgagaggaaaaagaaaatcagagGTAATACAGGATTGTACAATATGCACTGTACttttaaagaaagagagagttaatttttttttttttatattgatgaaagaaagaaagaagttaaGAGTGTAGGGACAATTATGGTAATTAGTGTTGCCACTGCCAGAAGGGTAAGAAGCAAACAGAATATAttggtttataaattattttgtatcaatCATGGGATAATTGGTAATAATTGATTACTGATTTCAGattcacttttttaaaataataataataataataataatcagtATACAATAATACTAAGTTCAAAAGTCCAAAACCTTAGGATTAATCTTTTGGGTGGTCACAGTCACATCACATGCCTCTCTTTCTGcacaaaaatacttttataataattattactatattgattatgaaaaagaaatataatctGACTGCAAAAGTTAAACTTAGAATTCAAAACTTAACCTCTCGTCATTAATAATCTAAGATAATcaaaaaggagagaaagtgggagagcATTAACATGGTTTAATGAATATGATTAATACTGAAACGAGGAGGGAGCTGTATAAAGcagaaaattagtttaaataatcatgataatcataataaataaagcTGCATCCTGAAATCCAGACATTAAAAACAGAGCAAGATCAAGATCAAGCAAGTGGGAATctgaacattttcaaattaaatgagattCATTTTCAAGATGTCTCTTCTTCCccaactcttttcttttctgacAATCGGTTGTCTTTCCAGAAATATAAACCCTAAAGTTCCTCCTTAATTCCTGTCTTCTATTTCTGTacaaagcaaaataaaaggcaGAGCCAAGGCAAAAATTGAAGGTTCCTAAAAGGGCTTTCTTTCATTAAATTGTGGTAAAGAATTGGATTTAGGAATTCACAATTGGAAGCAATCAAAGTGAGGATATGGAACGGGTGGGCACATGAACGTGTAATGGTATTATGTGGACATGGTAGCGACATGGTCAAAGAAAGTTGATGAGATATGGGGGAACAATCCAACGACACCGTTTCCACTTCCCATTCACAATCTCACGTGCTAAAGATACttcaatacatatatttaactactttattatatacatataatatggTCATATTCGCACATTCAACTAAAGATACCTAATACCTACGTGCGCACTACTAATTTATCATATAAGACTTTCTTTAGCAACCTGCAAAGGGGCTTAGAttagaagaaaattcaaactaaaggCTTGCCAAAAATCAAAGAGAAGTGCTGAAGAAAGGAATAAAACGAAGAAGTTTGTAGTTTCCCGTTGCTTGGAAGCAGTGTAATGATGATAACAGTGACAGCAATGAGTCTAATTCACTGGGGAGCAATATTGTGTTTGGAAATATTAAATCAGATAACAAAGTTTATGAGAACATGAGTAATGAATTTGGGGAAGGGGAACACGTTCTGGACTGGGTTTGTCTCATCAGTTATAATctcaaactaaacaaaaaagatagaGATCGGGGAATCTCGATTAACAGAGTATTTGATTCGCCGTCGTCCTTTCGTGTATCCCACACATCAATCAGAGCATGCTCTTAAATTCCATCCCTTATCGCGGCACACAGAGACCCAATTCTGAAACACAgtgaaaaattagaattacTTTAGTATTCACTTCAGGTGGAGGAGAAGCTAATTCAACGTTCAAACAAATGCTACCCTCTAAAGTGCTGATGGAAAATCAACTAAACCGAGGGCTACGGCAATagacaaaagtaaaaaagcaTCTAAAAGGGAAGGCCAAACATATGGCAGAAAATATTTCGATCATTAGATTCAAGAGATGAAGCATCCATCCGTCCTAAATAACATCATTAGTCATCCTTTTAATTTTACCAATCCCTCTCTTATAGTTATCAATCAAAAAGATGCTAAACCTACCATGTTTAAAGTTGAATTAAAACCTCCTCAGAACAGATGGAGTTACAGAATAATTCCTCAGAACAGATGGGAGTTACAGAATAATtctacacacacacacacacaacaaCAGCAAAATGTGAAATGCATGAATATAGTTGTTCTCTATTTTCCGAAAAGCTTGTCTATTACCCTAACCATAAGAGCTACTACATTATctcaaaatctaattaaatacATTAGATTCAGGAACCAGAATTATATTTGGTGTAATTCAAAAGTGACACATGTAATAGCAATggagtttaaatattttgacaacCACTTGGGAAACTTTgagaaaaattgtaaacataaaattagtTTCAGTCACAATAACTATTACTATTGAAACATATTGGATTGACACAAGAGACTTCTTCTCCGTACGGGAATTAGTTAGAACTTCAACTACTGAACTATGAAGAATGTAGCTCTAGTAGAAAAATCCAGAATGATTTCTATGAATCTATGATTAAATTCCCACATGTTACGCCCATGCTTTAAAAAAACAGGACCCATATTACTAACTTCACTTCtagtttgttaaaaaaaaactagcaaTTACATCAGTCTTTAATCGTAGAATTGTTAATTAGCATAACTCAACTTCATACAGCTCACAAAATGTCACTCTCTCGATCTCGCCAGTGTAAAAATTAGGATTTTTAAGGGTAGATTGACAATTGGCAGCGCTACAcgaatttataaaatgtacaTAACATAACCAAAAGTTGTATGAACAAACCATccattgaaaattattttcctaCAATAATCGAGGACTGcaagcaaaataaaaagtagaattCTTAGAATGTGACAATTATTTGCCAACTTGACCAGGAAGTATCTATTTTTATCAGTAATATGTCGActcaattacaattttagttACTGTTTTTTATTCAGTTAGTTAACTTGAAACCCAAATTAAACCTAAGAAACAACCGGACATCAGACTTCTAAgcagaagaaaataaagagcAGACACTGATACTGAAAGAGCCCAAACAGTAAACGAAAGGAACAAGCATAAAATTAAAGTGATATTAGACAATGTACTTAGGCAGAATCATAACTTCCATATAAACAACCTATCCACAATAGAAAGTCCAATCATATACGAGAGTAAAAAAAGTTGCTTAcagataataaattataaagaatgGAGAAATCAAACTCCTGGGTTGGCACTGCAGAGCATACCCTGTGACAATGATCTCGAGGACAATGAATCGATACCAAGACAGGAGGTTAGTCGAGCCGAAGAGACTGCGGAATGAAGAGGAAGCAGAGATTGAAGAGAACCCAACTGGGGAAACGACCTGAAGAATAAAAAGCTCTCTGTTAGCAATCTAAGAAATGtaaattagaaagaagaaaaaaaaatgttcaatagTGTTGCGTACCTGGAAAGTGCAGGTGAAGAACAGAGGGTGAAGGAAGCGGCGGGTCTGGGTTTAATGGAGGGTTTGGTAATGGTGGATTTAATGAGGGAAATGGATGGAGTTGCCAGAGATCGAAAGCGGGAAGCCATTGGAAATGAtaagagaaaaagtattgagaattagggtttatgAGATACCGTATTGCGAAGTTTGGCAAAttcgtttttctttatcttccCCTTGCTTTCTTAACAATTACCCATTCACAAATCACCATTCATtacttatttgttatttttcccAACATAAATTactaatatatactttttatttatttacctcttttctttccctccattttttcaaatgaaaaacaaatctaatgttaaagtatttatttttttggcttgACCCTTGAGATAGGTAATGACTAAGCTCGACTCAACCATTTTGAAATTCCACGAGTAGAATGTCACCCGTGAACTTTAAGCCTTGTTTGGAACAACTCATCGTAATATCAACAATAgtcaaaataataagaatggtaaaagaaagaaaagttgatcaaacaaattaatggATAAACATAACTATCAACCTAGCTTAACTCAaatgtttctatttatttgtttctctttcaaGTTATAAagcatttaattatatatatcacaaatgtttcttatgtatatatggcttaaaaacttaaattctATCCTTTGTATTGCTGATTTAAGTGAAATTATTGAGCTGAAGAAggcttttttttcctttcctttttgaGGTGAAatccttttcatttctaaaaagTAGTAAAAACTAATATTAGTCATCTAATAACAGTAACAAAGTATTAGTCTGCTTAATAAATGATCAATTACCAACAAAACTAAACTACAACAGTCAAAGCTCATGCAAGcgttttgaaaaattggtaCACTAGTAACTAAAAACATTAGGTTACATCCTGAACATGTCAGCTCAAATGTGACTCCTACTTCCCCAAACTACTAGCAGCTAACAGCAATCTATACCTAAACAAATGTTTCAGGCGTAACTATAGCAACCTACACCGTTTCTTCCTTAACCAGCAGCTACAACTTGTTCACCATGTGCATGAACCCGTCTCAAGAAGATGAATGCTGGCGGataaatttgttgattcaTTGTGtacgttttgaatacattaaACCAAGTGTGTGTGGTTGCATGAGCAATTCCAATCTGACTAGAGTAAGCGTAGTTTTCCACTTACTGCATCAATGGCTTCCTTTGGCCCTATTTAAATTAGACAGGGAACATGTATATTGTTAAGAATATGaattattagttaaatattGATAATTCATTTTACTGGGTCTTGTGCTATTGAGAAATGTTAAGAACATGAATTTATTGTTAAACTTATCACAACTCAAAGCAAACCAACGTGGATTAAGTGTTGtacattaacaaaagaaagacaaCCGAAGAAAATCAACCAGGCAACCGTGGAATTCTATCATAGGGTAAAGAAGCATTACCAGGTCCAATGGCAAGAACAGTCTTTGATCCAGCCGAAACCTGCACATCATTGAACTGATTTCAGGATGCCAGTTGCCAAGTTCCGGAGAACTAAATGTACTTGGTGAAATGTTTACAAACATGTTTCTTGAGGTATCAATTTGGCACTTTGAAGTTCATCAAAATGATTATTGCATACAAATTTGGGCTTGGAAAAATTCGATTCTTCAAAGAGCCAAGTGAACCTTTCCATCAACTACATAACCGAGGGTTTTGCAGCCACTCTATTAAATGCTGAACCACtaagagttatttttttcGCTTAggagattaaataaaattaactttctGATGCCTAACAATCATAAAACAATGTAATGCCAACGTATGTCAGCATAACATGTGTAGAATCGTTTGACTATGCCAAAATATAGACATTAATAAAACATGTCAAGCATTGTTGCACCCAGTTACCCCACCATTACTCATGCATTAATCAAAATGCTTGTAAATTCATCCAAGCAAACAAGTGGAGAACAAAGTTTGTACCTGTGTGCGTCCAGCATCAGCAACAACAAAAGTAGGAAGGCCAATATTCTCAGCTGAATCCTTCAGTTTATTCCtgatttgagaaaagaagtaaatttagcaacaaaaaaaaaaagtgtaactTTATTAAACAACCCTTCCCCCGGGCTCTCATTCCTCCTACCAGTCCTCAACACACAGACCTATGAAGTCATTCCAAAAACCGTAAGGTTTTGGTTTCATGTGTTTATTACTTGATTACATTTTTGGAGAAAGGAATCACCTGCTTACATTTCGTGTTGATTCTTGCATGTTACGACTATTTTCGGCTGCCCACATAGTTCCCACTGTCTCAAAAGGTTTCGGTGGCTGCACTAGATATTAGAAATGGGCATAGATccagaaaagagaaaaggatgAAGAATTAGCTGCATATATGGTTTGGTCAAAGCAGATATTCATAAATAGTATAGTATAAAGAATACCTTTGCATTAGTTCTGCATACAAGCCAGTAGCGGCGTCTTCACAATTTGACAGAAAAAcatgcaaaaatatttagctTGAATGGCAGGAAGACGTGAAGTGAGAAACCAACCAATgtaattagaaacaaaaatcaaatgcGCAAGTAACAAGTAATGAATTCAGCATCTTAAATCTTACGAGCACATTGAGATGCAATTTTTCCAGAACCCATCTTCAGATCTTGCCTAACGACAAGGACCTTCAATTGAAAAGTAAGAATGTCAGATGATTCTTCACAGCAAGACGCATTGTACAAGTTACATGACACAAGGACTTGGTGTGATTGGCAATTTGTCAGTGTAGTTCCGTTTCTATGCTTAGGGAAGGAAATCTACATAAGCCATACTACAACATTTCAAGAATTTTGGAGCTACACAAATATACTACACATAACCAAGTTTGCAAAGTAAATGTTAGATcgtcttaaatttattatttggcGCTTCAAACGACCAAGTAGGAGGGCTCACTGGGAATGCCCTCGAAATCTAAGTTACTTACGTATTTGTCCTATATAAGTTATTTAGGATTTTGGCTCTTTCTTTGTCACACTGTTAATGAATCTTTGTGTTGATTCTCTGCTacgtttttttcttatcttgaTTTCATAACAGTAAAGATAACTTGTCTAACTGCTAAATCATATTTCACCCGGCCCTTTTGATCCTCAGACTAATTGATTCCCCTTTCAGGTTCTGTCCTGACAGACTACAGAGATACTTGATGGCAACAGCAAAGACGGGGTAAGCACGAAACCTAAAACTCTGCTTAACGATTAGGCAAATCGGCACGTTGGCTTGAAAGTTGAAAGCTAATTTTGTTCGCAATATAGTTATACAACTACCTAAAATAGGCCCTAAACTATTCTATCTTTCAAGCAATTCACGCCTCAAAATTGAGCCATAGAAAACCATATTCAATGACATTAAGCAGGAAACCTCGTACCCTTTCATCGTAGACAGTTGAGGCTAAACTAAAAACTTCATGTTTCgttctttcatttcattctaATTTAGTGATCATAATCCATTACAAACATGTAAAGAAATCATCTCCAACTCGACAGAAATCGAGAAATTCTAGTAAAGTCGAACGCTAACCAATTTGAGCTCTTGATCACCGTTATTTGAGGCTGGAGAAAGCTGTTGGTACTTAGACGGCAGAAAATAGCCCTTCTTAGCATTACCTTTACTGGGTTTTGATAAATCCAAAAACAACCCAAGAATGAAACCAATTACGAGGCCAGGAATGAAGTTCTCGGGTTTGAAACTCACCGACAGCCATTCCTTTTCTGGCTTCACTTGCTGCTTCTAACAATACAGAAAGAGAAAAcgagaaaaattaattcaaacatCAACAAGAGGGGGTAAAGAGGGAAGAAGGAATGCAACCCATGAAATTGAATACCTTTCTGGAAGACTTAGAAGCACCCAACATGAGCCTTCTTAGAAAAACAGAGAGAGCGGAAGAATTAGAGTTATGGGTAAAGCGCGGTTGTTCTGTTTCAATACCAATATCTTATCTTGTGGGTGTTCTTGCTTCGAATGGGAAAATGGGAGTTTCAATCCATTTCAATCGAGGGGGCAAGTGGTGAATTGGGCGTCCAATTATCAAAGGGCAAGCCCAGCGAGttcgaagaagaagaagaagaagaagaagaagaagaagaatgattaACAAAGGCCATTTGCATATTGAAGGTCCAATACTGGTGGTTCGCTGTTTGGGCCATATATATTACCGATAGcaacaattatatatcaatcaTATGTAATTTATATTGATAGAAGTTATGTTCATATACAATATGCTTCAAAGATTGAACATAGTCACGTTTGGACGAACAAAAATTAAGTGGGTAGATCcaatattttataagatttacaaatataacaaaattcatcgataacatatttattagtgatatGGTCTCGTTAATTGACTCCAAAAAGTAGatctaaattttgctatattagcaaattttgttgtattattCTATAACTATAAATACTTTGGACTCGATTAGTATATTTACActgagtttttttaattatgtataaCAAATAAAGTGGTGTGGATGAAACTTATGTTCTTAGATTACAATATAAATTGACGAAATACATTTAATATACGCATAGGCAAAACGTCTTTTACCTTATAATTCAAAGTTCATTCACACAATACATTCAAGTTTATAAGTTGTAACTAACAATAAACTTGTCTAGTAGTGAAGATGAACGATGAGTGTTGCTGAATGATGGCGGGAAGACATAAGGATGATATCATAAAGGAGATTTTGGAAGTTTATgtatatcttttgtttttaagaatttaaatctAGTTTCTATTTGGTAATGGTGTTTTAATATATTCCatatttagttcttaaattttgaatttggtttcaatttagtatttacatttgaaaatatttaaattccaCACTTGACATAGATCGAGTTTTACCTCAAATTCATCTCCAGGTTTCGaaacttacatttttaatctcgtttttttcaattaataccCGTTTTCATATATCGACATTTTTACCTcgattttaaactattatgaagtgaaattctaaattaaattttgatagtagtaaaaaaaatgtaaaaattaattaaccacatttattttaaaaaaattattgtagatataaaattattgaaaataattacaaaatataacaaaatttcatcttctatcactcaaatataacaaaatatttttcacatCTACATCTAAAAAAACAcctatcaaatataaattaactgtaatggaaaatggaaaatttgaaaCCATACAATCAAAtcgaaacaaaaatcaaataataataataataaattgaaactcGACgtaaaactttaattttcaaaacttaaaaattaaagataaaaaaacttatacaacaaataaaaactacaTTGTCCGATAATatattttggagaaaaataatttcaataaataacaaaaaaagaaaaatcctgAATTTGCg of the Cucumis sativus cultivar 9930 chromosome 3, Cucumber_9930_V3, whole genome shotgun sequence genome contains:
- the LOC101221905 gene encoding GATA transcription factor 9, with protein sequence MEGPEYFQPGFSSQFSTEDRQSSDANKTNTAAAPPTTADHFIVEDLLDFSNDDDVVFTDGTFDNQTPTSTDSSTLTLLDSCNSYPNTGNAHNYHFADANFSTDLGVPYDDLAELEWLSNFVEDSFSTDDLEKLSLISGMNSRADVHDDDASKAREFQTGFNRNHSPGFRHEMSVVPAKAARSKRSRAAPCIWNSRLSVLSPTNSSSETDVVVTLTPHPNTAKKTTKKKEIPDDTSSAAGNNGEGRKCLHCATDKTPQWRTGPMGPKTLCNACGVRYKSGRLVPEYRPAASPTFVLTKHSNSHRKVMELRRQKEMMRAQQQQQYLHHESMGFDHVSNDDDYLIHQHIGPLYQ
- the LOC101217801 gene encoding uncharacterized protein LOC101217801 isoform X2; the encoded protein is MASRFRSLATPSISLIKSTITKPSIKPRPAASFTLCSSPALSRSFPQLGSLQSLLPLHSAVSSARLTSCLGIDSLSSRSLSQELGLCVPR
- the LOC101217801 gene encoding uncharacterized protein LOC101217801 isoform X1, which codes for MASRFRSLATPSISLIKSTITKPSIKPRPAASFTLCSSPALSRSFPQLGSLQSLLPLHSAVSSARLTSCLGIDSLSSRSLSQGMLCSANPGV
- the LOC101217564 gene encoding peptidyl-tRNA hydrolase 2, mitochondrial isoform X2 gives rise to the protein MLGASKSSRKQVKPEKEWLSVSFKPENFIPGLVIGFILGLFLDLSKPSKGNAKKGYFLPSKYQQLSPASNNGDQELKLVLVVRQDLKMGSGKIASQCAHAATGLYAELMQSHRNLLRQWELCGQPKIVVTCKNQHEMNKLKDSAENIGLPTFVVADAGRTQVSAGSKTVLAIGPGPKEAIDAVSGKLRLL
- the LOC101217564 gene encoding peptidyl-tRNA hydrolase 2, mitochondrial isoform X1, whose protein sequence is MLGASKSSRKKQQVKPEKEWLSVSFKPENFIPGLVIGFILGLFLDLSKPSKGNAKKGYFLPSKYQQLSPASNNGDQELKLVLVVRQDLKMGSGKIASQCAHAATGLYAELMQSHRNLLRQWELCGQPKIVVTCKNQHEMNKLKDSAENIGLPTFVVADAGRTQVSAGSKTVLAIGPGPKEAIDAVSGKLRLL